One Xiphophorus couchianus chromosome 1, X_couchianus-1.0, whole genome shotgun sequence genomic region harbors:
- the cav4b gene encoding caveolin-2, with protein MMMVSDDCLVECKIDDSDEEQVNTPPPPPEFASKASTPAPKDPTPPANSPSPAPTRPVNRDPHGINQHLKVEVRDVLAELATPHSIDGVWTYSLVGFEKTRIWTYRCLSLLFAVPLAFLCGLFLAVLACLRVWFLVPCIQLSNTFLPCLRSLVICAVNVFISPFCMSLALCCTQISISLSNKDLDRKRDKDTV; from the exons ATGATGATGGTGAGCGATGACTGTCTGGTGGAGTGTAAGATTGATGACAGTGATGAGGAACAGGTGAACACTCCTCCCCCTCCCCCAGAATTTGCATCGAAAGCTTCAACTCCAGCTCCAAAAGACCCAACCCCTCCCGCGAATTCTCCGAGTCCCGCTCCGACCCGACCTGTCAACAGAGACCCACATGGCATCAACCAACACCTTAAG GTGGAGGTCAGAGATGTTCTGGCTGAACTTGCCACTCCTCATAGCATAGATGGTGTATGGACCTACAGTCTGGTTGGCTTTGAGAAGACTCGCATCTGGACCTATCGCTGCCTCTCCTTGCTGTTTGCTGTGCCTCTTGCGTTCCTGTGTGGACTCTTCCTAGCCGTCCTCGCCTGCCTACGCGTCTG GTTCCTGGTTCCCTGCATACAGCTGAGCAACACCTTCCTGCCCTGCTTGCGCTCCTTGGTTATATGTGCTGTGAATGTCTTCATCTCCCCTTTCTGTATGTCTCTGGCACTCTGCTGCACTCAGATCTCCATCTCACTGTCCAACAAAGACTTGGATCGAAAGAGAGATAAAGACACTGtgtga